Within Streptomyces sp. NBC_00704, the genomic segment CCCGCCGACCGCACTCCGCTGGACATCCTGCGCGACCACGACTTCGCCGCCGTCGCCGCTCAGCTCAAGGGCACCGTCGAAGGCCCCCCGGAAACGAGGGACGGTATCTACGAGACAGCCCGGCAGTACGCCTCCGCGCTCCTGAACGCGGAAATCGCCGCGTGGGTGACGCCACAGAGGGACGTTCCGGAATTCCGGCCGGAGCAGTTCGTCACGTCCACCGACACGCTGTTCCTACTCAGCAAGGACGGTGGCGGCGGAGCCTCGGCGCTGATCGCCGCGTGCGCGGACTCGGTGATGCGGGCCGCGACCGCGCAGGCCGAACGTGCAGGCGGGCGCCTGGATCCGCCCATGCTGGCGATCCTCGACGAGGCCGCCAACGTGTGCAAGATCAGCGACTTGCCGGACCTGTACTCCCACCTCGGCAGCCGCGGGATCATCCCGATCACGATCCTCCAGTCCTACCGCCAAGGCCAGAAGGTCTGGGGAGACGCGGGCATGGACGCCATGTGGTCCGCCTCGACTGTCAAGGTGATCGGCAGCGGTATTGACGACCCGGACTTCGCAGACAAGCTCAGCCGCCTGATCGGCGACCACGACGTGGAGACCACGTCCACCTCGCACTCGGAGTCCGGCAAGAGCACGTCAGTGTCGATGCGGCAGGAACGGATCCTGCCCGCCGACGCGATCCGCGCCCTGCCCAAGGGCACCGCGCTCTGCTTCGCCACCGGCATGCGCGCCGCCATGCTCGACCTCCGGCCGTGGTATCGGGAGCCCGGCGCGGAGGAACTGTCCGCGGCGTCCGCCCGCGCATCGCAAGCGATCACCGCCCGCGCCGTCGCGAAGCACGCGCCGACACAGTCCGACTTCGGGCTGGCCACGTGATACTCGACCTCTTCGCGGGGCCGGGCGGCTGGAGCAGGGCGCTGCACGTCTTCGGCGTGCGCGACATCGGGCTGGAATGGGACGAGTGGGCGTGCAAGACCCGGGCCGCGGCTGGGCAGTTGACCATCCGCACCGACGTGGCAAGGTATCCGACCTGGCCCTTCATCGGCCGCACACGCGGAATGATCGCTTCCCCTCCGTGCCAGGCGTGGAGCATGGCCGGCAAACGCCTCGGCCTGCTCGACCAGCCGCTGGTGTACGCGGCGGTCGCGGACCTGGCCGCCGGACGCGACTCCCGCGAACGCCTCCTCGCCGCATGCCGTGACGAGCGCTCCCTGCTCGCAGCCGAGCCGATGCGCTATCTGTACGCCCTGAACACGGTCGGCGAGCCCGACTGGGTCGCCATGGAGGAAGTGCCTCACGTCCTGCCCTTGTGGAAGCAGTACGCGGCCGTCCTGCGCGAGTGGGGGTTCTCCGTCTGGTACGGGATCCTCAACGCGGCCGACTTCGGCGTCCCGCAGACCAGGAAGCGGGCGATACTCCTGGCCTCCCGCGTCCGTACGGTGCAGCCTCCTACCCCCACGCACTCCCAACTGGCCGAACCGGAGTCGCTGTTCGGTCCCGGCCGCGCCCGCTGGGTCAGCATGGCCGAGGCTCTGGGATGGGGCGCGACCGACCGGCCCGTCCCCACCGTCTGCGCGGGCGGTGGACCCGGCGGCGGACCCGAACCGTTCCCGTCGGGCTCCCGCAAGACACTGTCCGACGCCCGCGAGCGCGGCACCTGGATGCCCCGGCCGGACGGAGTGGTCCTGCAGTCCCGCCGCGAAGGCGCCGGATGGGCGGCCCGGCACGGCACACGCGAGAACCGAGCCGCCGACGCTCCGGCGCCGACGTTCACCGCCGAGGCGCACCGCTGGTCCTGGTCCCTGCGCAGCAACAACCAGGCAAACGCCACTGTCCGTCCACTGTCCGAGCCGGCTGGCACGCTGTTCTTCGGGCACCGCGCGAACGAGTGCACTTGGATCGCCGAGCCCGCCTCACCGCCGGCCGAAGAAGCCGATGCGCCCACCGTTCCCGAGCCGATCCGGATCACCGCCCGCGAGGCCGGCCTCCTGCAGACCTTCCCCGCCGACTACCCCTGGGCTGGCAACAAGGGCCAGCAGTTCTCCCAGATCGGCAACGCCGTTCCCCCGCTGCTCGCCGGCCACCTCCTCGCCCCGCACCTCGGCGTCACCCTCGACCCCGACGACTTCACCCTCGCCGCCTGATGCCTCACGCCCCCGAACCCGACGAAGACGACCTCGACGCCATCGCACCGCCCCAGCCTGTGTTCCACGTCGAGCAGGCCCTGCTCGGGGCCCTCCTCCTCGACCCGTACCGCCTGTACGACGTGAGCGGCATCGCCGCCGACTCGTTCTCCACCGCCGCGCACGCTGCCCTGTACGCCGCGATCAGCACCCTGCCACTGCCCGACCCTGCCGAGCACGCAAAGAACACCAAGTGGCTCGACCGCGTGCTCGCCACGGGACGCGAGCAGGCTCGCGGGCTGACCGCCTCGTACCTGCACACCCTCGTTCAGGTCTGTCCCTGGTCCCGCCACGCGCCTGCCTACGCGCGGATGGTCGAGGCCGAACATGCCCGCCGCCGTCTGCAGACGGCCGCCGAACGCCTCGTCCAGACCGCCCGCGACGTCTCCCTCCCGCACCCCGTCCAGGCGGTGCTCGCCGAGGCCGACGCGCTCGCCGCGGTCGTGGACGACATCGCAGCCCGCTTCCCGCCCCGCGCAGGCGTACTGCCCCGCACCGCGGCACCATCGCCGCCCGTCGCGCCCGACTACACGGAGGCGGTCGAGGAGGAGCAGATGCTGCTCGCGACCGCCACCGCCAACCCCGCCGACATCGAGTCCGTCCGGTGGCTACTACCCGACGACCTCACCCTGCCCTTGCACGCCGGCCTGTGGCAGTGCCTGACCGCCCTGGCGCGCCGCCGCGAGCCCGTCGACCCCGTCACCGTCCTGTGGGAGGCCCAACAGCGCGGCCTGCTCGACGACGGAAGCGAACCGGGCGACGTGCTCCACCTGCTGGCCGAACCGGCCGGTTCCGTGGAGCACTGGAGCGAGCGCGCACTGCAGCGCTCCCTCCTGGCCACCGCCGATCGCACCGGTCGGCGCATCGAGGCGTACGCCGGCGACACGGCGAACACCCCGTTCCAGCTCGTCGTCGGCGCCCGCCGCTCCCTCGCCGACATCGGCGCCGTCCGCACCCGCTGGCAGCACGCCACCGGAACGGTCCCGACGCCGCAACCGCGACCGGCGCCCACAACCCGTGCCGGCCCGCCAACAACGACGGCCGCGTACACCGGCCGCGCCACGCGAGCAACCCGATAGCACCCCGCACACGCCGGTGGCCGGACCCGAAGGCCCGGCCACCGGTAGAAGAGACGACACCCCAACGTGACTCCCACCATCGACGCCCACGTTCGCCTCGACACCCACCCCACCCATCCAAGCGCCGTGACTGCCGTCCTGACCGGCACCCAGGCCCACGTTGCCCACCTGAGTCTGGAGGCAGCCGACTGGATCGTCGTCGCCGACAACCTCCTGGTCCTGGTCCGCATCGACCACGAGGAGCCCTACTGGGCCAAGGACGCAGCCAAGCATCTGTCCGCCGACGGCATCACCGTGGAGATCACCCCTCGGCTCCAGGAGGCCATGGACGAGGAATGGACCTGGGCGAACTATCCGATGCCTTGGTGCACCCGCAGCGAAATCCGCGAGGTCTCCAATCAGGCGCAGAAGATCCACGACGACATCCGCCACGGCCAGCTCCTCATCCACGCCCACGCCCACGACGGCCACACCACCGTCGCGGTCGGCACCTACCTCCACCGCAACGGCAAGTCCGTCTATCTCCACGGCGAGGACCACCTGCGCCAGGTCACCGACACCTTCGGCTCACCCGCTGGGGCCCTGCTCGCCTTCGAGAAGGTCCACGGCGCCGAGATGCGTCCCGGCCCGGCACCCCTGACCGACACCGAACGCGCCGCTGCCGAGGCCCGCGCCCCGCTCTCCCTCACCGCAGTCAAGGCCGAACCGGCCCGTCCGGAGCCGGAGATCGTCCCGGCCTACCTGGCCGATGCCGGTGACCACGACGCGCTCCTCGACGCGTTCATCGACTCCCACAGCGAATGGGAGAAGTGGCGGACTTGGTCGGACGAGACGACCCACGCCATCCACGAGTCCCAGACCCTGCGCATCGAGCGCGTCCACGAAACGCCCGCTCACGAAACAGCGTGGACCGTGGCCGCCTACGAGACACCCGTATCCGACCGCATGTGGGTCCTCACCGCGACCGGCGCCACCCCCGCCCCGATGTTGGAGGAGCTGCTGAATCACCTCGCCGAAGGCGACGGCTGGGACGCGGCCATCAGCGCCCCGGTGGACGAGAAGATGGTCACCGTGGCCACGCAGCCCCTCTCCGACGCCGGATGGAAGCACACCGTGGACGGGCGATGGATCCGCTGGAAGTCCCCCACCGGGGACGCGGGCGTCCAGTTCGACGCCTTCACCGCCCAGCACCCGAGCCACAACCTGGCCACCTGGACCGTCTGGGCCGGTCCCGGCCCTGGCCGGCCCACCTGGGCCGTCACCGCGTCCCCACACACCCCGAGTTCGCTGCTGGCCGATCTCTCCGAGGCCCTCGCCCACAAAACCGGCACTCGCCACCCACAGACCGGAACCCCCGAACGCAGAACGAGCCTCGTCACCAGCCCGCCGGTCACCCCCGCGGTCGCGGCCACCCCCGCTGCCAGCCGTACACGCTGATCGTCAGCACGCAAGAGCGGGGCAACATAACGCGGGATCGCCGATTAGCCCAACCGGCGATCCCGCACATCATTGGTAGTCCACCGCCACGCCCTACTCGCACATCGAAAGGGGCCACCCACACCCCACGGTCGTCGAAAGGGGCCACCCCACGGCCACAGAGCAGCCATAGGCTGGCAGACGATCACGCCGCCGCGTAGCTGGCCCGGAACAAATCCTGCGCCCGCTCCACGTCTCGCGGCGTACGCAGCTGCACCTCCAGATCACCCGTCCCGTGGTGACCGAGGCCGGACACGTCACGGGTGAAACCCGGAACGAGGTCGACGTCCTGCGGGTCGACCTTCAGGTAGACCAGCAGCTTGCTGCGCTGCGGCGGGCAGAGGCAGGCGAAGTTCCGCAGCCGCTGATAGGCCCGGTAGGTCTTACGCTCGACGCGGTTCACACCGTCCCCGAGCCCGAGCAGTACCTCGTCGACAGCGTTCGCCAGCTCCACCATCGACGCGCCCCCGGCGCCGGCCGCCGCCCTGGCAACCGCCTGGCGGCGCGGCCGGCGTGCTACCTGCATGCCGCCGCTCACGGACGCCACGGTCTCAAGGCCAAGCAGGTCGCTGCCGAAGAGTCGGTAGCGGACCAGATCGATCGACCTCCGGTGCTCGCGCACGGCATGCACGTCGTAGCGCGTGAAGTCGCCGGCGATACAGATCAGGCGCGGTCCGCTCCACAGGACCTGGGCCGCGGCCGTCACCCCGAGCCGGTCGCGGACCAGCTGCTCGAACTCGGCGCGATGGTCCATCAGCCACGCCAGGTAGAACAAGCCCTGGTTGATGACGCCGGCGTCGACACCGCGCTTGTACTCGACGATGACCGGCGATCCGTTCTCGTCCAGCCCGAGCGAATCGATGCGGCCCCCGTGAACCGGCCCCGTGCCGTACTCGCTCGCCAGGAACCGGACACCCAGCAACGTCTCCATGTGCGCCTCGACGAGACCTTGCACATCTGCCTCGGCCTCAGCAAGACGCGGCGTGACCTCGGTCATGCCGCTATTCGTCGTGTCCGTGCGGAACAGCTTCAGGCCCGACACCTTCCCCTCCTCGACTCGGAGATCACCAACGCCGATGAGGTGCGGAATTGTTTCCGCGAGAGGCTGCGGAGGCGTAAAGATAATACGAGCTCCTGCATGCGGCCCGGCCGGAGAGCGGTCGCCTCCCTCGGTCACCGGGAATTTACGGTTCCCCCATGCGTCCCCCGCGCCCCAGGGGACAGCATTAGGAAGCTCTGGGGCATGGCGCCACGAGGGCTGGCCGCGGCAACGCTATGGGGCCATTCCGTCGCCGTACCATCCTTGGCGGAACGGGTGCGGAGCGAGCGCAGGCCGGACCTGGAGAGCAGGTCCGGCCGGCCGATGGCGCTGTTCTTCTGCGCAAAGTCGCAGGGCCACACGTGCACCCAGGGGCCCCCGGCTGGAGCCGGCCAGGAAGGAGGCCGCGCGGCTCATTGCTGAGCTTCACAACTTTGGACGACGGTCCCGCGGCAGCTGCCCGGACTGACCGTCATCAGCCCTCTGGCCAGCCGTCCAACGAGAGGATCAAGCCCCCGTCCAAGTACCGCTTGACCGCGGCCAGGGTGGTGCGTGTAAAGGGTCGCGGAAGGTCGTCCGGAGGCACCCAGGCGATGGTGTCGTGCTTGTGCGGCTCCGCATTGCGAGGAGTACCGCTCCACTGGTCGGTGTGGAAGACCAGGGCCATGAACATCCCTGGGGCCTCCGCTCCCCAGCAGCCATGGACGACGTGGACGAGGCGCAGGTCCGTCTCGGCGACGACGACGCCCGTCTCCTCCTTCAGTTCTCGTACCGCAGTCGCGGTGATCGGTTCCCGGGGTTCGCCCTTCCCGCTGGGGACGTCCCATTCGTCAGGCGCGAAATCCAAGTGGCTGCTCCGCCGCAGGATGAGGAGTCTGCCGTTGTCAGGATCCGTGACGAGAACAGCAGCGATGAGTCGCGTCGTCATCGCTTCACTCTTCCACTGGGCCGCCGGCTGATCGGACTCAGTCAATCGCCTTCCTCCAAACGATCTCAAAGCGTGGGAGCGATACACCCAGGGCTGATGCGTTCTCAGTCAGTGAGCTCTTTCCAACCTCCCGTGCCAGCTGGGCAGTTGGCCTGACAGACAGATGAAGCCCCTGGTAGATGGGTTTTCGACCAAGAGAACCTTCTCCACCAGAGGCTTCGCATGCTTGTCTACCCTTCCGGCATCGACGTGTCCAGCTCTGCCCTGCGCTTCCTCGCCGCGCGCCTGAGGGAACACCGCCGCGCTCTCGGAACCCGATGGCGACGCCTGAACGCAGGCCGACAGGCCCTGCTCACCCTCGCCCACCTGCGCAATGGCCAGCCCTACGCCCAGCTCGCGGCCGGATTCGGGATCGGCACCACCACTGCCTACCGATACATCACCGAGGCCGTCAACCTCCTGGCCGCCCTCGCCCCCACCCTCACCGAAGCCGTACAAGCGGCATCGACGAAGGCGTACGTGATCCTGGACGGGACACTCCTACCCATCGACCGAATCGCCGCCGATCGCCCGTTCTACTCGGGCAAACACAAGAAGCACGGCATGAACGTGCAGGTCATAGCCGATCCAAAGGGGCGTCTGCTGTGGGCTTCATCAGCCTTGGCCGGCGCCGTCCACGACGTCCGGGCCGCACGCGAGCACGGCATCATCAAGGCACTCGCCGAGGCCGACATCACCTGCTGGGCAGACAAGGGCTACCGGGGTGCAGGCGGCACGGTCCGTCTCCCTTACCGCGGCCGATGGCACAGCCTCTCCACTGGCCAGCAGGCCGTCAACCGGTCCCACGCAAAGATCCGTGCGCTGGTCGAGCAGGCCATCGCCACCCTCAAGTTCTGGCGCCTCCTCCGCAAACTCCGCTGCTCGACGACCCGCATCACGAGCCTCGTCCAAGCCGTCCTCGTCCTCCAGCTCGCTGCCACGTGCTGAGATCAACCCGCAGCATTTACCAGGTCCGTCAATTCGGCCTCGGTCGTCCCAGCCCGCAGACGAACGTCGAAGGTGTAACCCTCATCGCAGAACACCAGGTCAAGTTCTATGGGTGCCAGCCTGCGGAAGACGATCGCCAACCAGATCGCGTCTTCCTCCCAGGCGTCCATGTACAGGCAGGTCCCGTCTTCGTGCAGATACGCCTCACCCGGACCGTTCCCCGTCTCGAATTGCCATACGAGGCTGCGCGCTTCACTGCGGTGCACCGAGTCGACCTCGACCTCAGACCACCGGTCACGGATCGCGTCTGTCAGCGCATCCCGATCGATGCGCCATCCGCCCGCATCACCCTCGACCACCGCCAAGAACGTCATAGCCAGGGTCTACCAGATGCCCGTGACGCAGCGCCGAACGGCTGTCGCCTGAGGTTGGAATGGGCTCAGTGAGATGAGCTGACCGCCTGCGTATACGTCACCGTGGTCGGTTCACCCGGTTCAGCAACGAGAGACGCGACCCCTGATGATCAAGGTTCTCGAAGCCTTTGATCACGAAAAGGGGTCGCGTTCGCGTGCCATCCTCCCTGATCGGTGTCCTGAAGCGGCACTGCGCGGACACGATTCCACCTGTCCGGAACCGTCACAGCTCACCTGCCTGGCGGACGTGCTGGGCCGGATCCCCGATCCCCGCCGGGTCCGGGGTCGCCGCTGCCGCCTAGGCTCCCTGCTTGCGCTGTGCCTGGTCACCGTCCTCGGCGGAGCCACGTCCCTGGCGGCTATCGCCCGCTTCGCCGCCGATACCGACTACGACCTGCGCGAACAACTCGGACTGACCTCCAGCACGCCAAATGCCTCCACCCTGGGACGACTCCTGGCCCGCTTGGACGGCGACGCCCTGGACGACGCCGTGGGGGCCTGGCTCGCCCGGTACGCCGCCGACCCGGTCAACGAACCCGGCGACACTCTGGTCGGTCTTGCCGTCGACGACAAGACCGTGCGCGGCTCCCGCACCGACGGCACAGCCGTCCACCTGCTCGCCGCCGCGCTCCACACCGGCCAGACCGTGATCGCCCAGCGCCAGATCGCCGCGAAGAGCAACGAATACCCGCCTTCGCCCCACCGCTGGACCGGATCGCCCTGCACGGAGTCGTCGTCACCGCCAGCGGCCACTACCTCCTAGTGGTCAAGGGCAATCAGAAGAAGCTGCGCAAGCACCTGCGGCACCTGCCCTGGCGCCAGATCCCGCTGCAGGCACGCACCACCGGGGCCGGAGTCTGCACCGTCCGACCCGGCCTGGTCTTCCCACACGCCGTCCAGGCCATGGAGATCAAGCGCCGCCGCACCCACCGCAAGACCGGCAAGGCCGAGACGAAGACCGTCTACACGGTCACCCGCCTCCCGCCCGAACAGGCCAGCCCGACGCAACTCGCCGAACTCATCCAGAATCACTGGTGGGTTGAGGCCCTGCACCACGTCACGTGACGTTCGGCGAGGACGCCTCACGAGTACGCACCGGCACCGCACCCCGCGCCATGGCCACCCTGCGCAACCTCGCCATAGGACTCATGCGCCAAGCAGGCTGGACCAACATCGCCGCCGCAGCCGATCACTACAGGTCACGACCTCAGCACGCGATCGTCATGCTCCGACTCACAGCCTGAGAACGCGTCACCCCTGGTGAGGCTGGAGGCAAGATCCTCATTTAATGACAGTTCACGGGCCCTTTCAGCGCTTCATTTACCACGACCGCTATGGACTTGCTGGTGGCCGGATCCTGTTGCGCCCAGTCTACGAGCGCCTGTTTGACCGGCTGGTGACGATTGGCCAATATTCTGAGGATTATCTGAACAGTTCCCGCATCTTGCTCATGATCCGCCAAGATCAAGATCTTGCGGAGCTCTTCACACGAGAGGGATGCGTAGTCGTCGCTGCTCATAAATAATCACTCCTTGATAGCCCTCTGCGCTAATTTCTGTCACCGGAGATAGCGCCTCTCAAGCTGCTTCATGTTCGCAAGTCCGTCAGCATCGTATAGGTTGCACCTGGCTGCATAAGCGATGCAGAAGGCAAGTTGATCGCGAACTTCTTGCGATCCACATTCCAGTCCAAAACCGTAACTCACGGCATCAATGAAGATTGACACATCGTGCTCATGGTGCACCGCCCCGATATCGGACAGGGGAACGCGCCCATATCTCGCACCGGGTACGATCAGTTCTCTCGCCGTCAACACGCAGTCCTCACCCTGGCTCTGCGCAATGTGCACCCCGGGTGGTGCAGACCGATATGCCACCAGAGTGACGATGGCGAGCGGCTTGTCACTAGACACGACTTGCTCCAGCCTTGAAGCCTGTAGATCACAACTGCAGGACTTAATCCGCCATGGGAGGATGCTCTAGAGCAGGAAAATAGCTTCCCCGAACGCAGCGCGGGAAGTTTCGCTTGCGCGCTTCTCGTATTCTTCCGCCTTATTCGCCCAGCCCTCGCTCCCAGTTCCGGCGAGGTAGTGCGCATAAGAGGCTGCCGCCTCTGCGGATTTGGTTGCCTCTATGTATGGAGGGGGATTCCCCT encodes:
- a CDS encoding DNA cytosine methyltransferase, which gives rise to MILDLFAGPGGWSRALHVFGVRDIGLEWDEWACKTRAAAGQLTIRTDVARYPTWPFIGRTRGMIASPPCQAWSMAGKRLGLLDQPLVYAAVADLAAGRDSRERLLAACRDERSLLAAEPMRYLYALNTVGEPDWVAMEEVPHVLPLWKQYAAVLREWGFSVWYGILNAADFGVPQTRKRAILLASRVRTVQPPTPTHSQLAEPESLFGPGRARWVSMAEALGWGATDRPVPTVCAGGGPGGGPEPFPSGSRKTLSDARERGTWMPRPDGVVLQSRREGAGWAARHGTRENRAADAPAPTFTAEAHRWSWSLRSNNQANATVRPLSEPAGTLFFGHRANECTWIAEPASPPAEEADAPTVPEPIRITAREAGLLQTFPADYPWAGNKGQQFSQIGNAVPPLLAGHLLAPHLGVTLDPDDFTLAA
- a CDS encoding DUF317 domain-containing protein — protein: MTPTIDAHVRLDTHPTHPSAVTAVLTGTQAHVAHLSLEAADWIVVADNLLVLVRIDHEEPYWAKDAAKHLSADGITVEITPRLQEAMDEEWTWANYPMPWCTRSEIREVSNQAQKIHDDIRHGQLLIHAHAHDGHTTVAVGTYLHRNGKSVYLHGEDHLRQVTDTFGSPAGALLAFEKVHGAEMRPGPAPLTDTERAAAEARAPLSLTAVKAEPARPEPEIVPAYLADAGDHDALLDAFIDSHSEWEKWRTWSDETTHAIHESQTLRIERVHETPAHETAWTVAAYETPVSDRMWVLTATGATPAPMLEELLNHLAEGDGWDAAISAPVDEKMVTVATQPLSDAGWKHTVDGRWIRWKSPTGDAGVQFDAFTAQHPSHNLATWTVWAGPGPGRPTWAVTASPHTPSSLLADLSEALAHKTGTRHPQTGTPERRTSLVTSPPVTPAVAATPAASRTR
- a CDS encoding IS5 family transposase: MLVYPSGIDVSSSALRFLAARLREHRRALGTRWRRLNAGRQALLTLAHLRNGQPYAQLAAGFGIGTTTAYRYITEAVNLLAALAPTLTEAVQAASTKAYVILDGTLLPIDRIAADRPFYSGKHKKHGMNVQVIADPKGRLLWASSALAGAVHDVRAAREHGIIKALAEADITCWADKGYRGAGGTVRLPYRGRWHSLSTGQQAVNRSHAKIRALVEQAIATLKFWRLLRKLRCSTTRITSLVQAVLVLQLAATC
- a CDS encoding NUDIX domain-containing protein, with product MTTRLIAAVLVTDPDNGRLLILRRSSHLDFAPDEWDVPSGKGEPREPITATAVRELKEETGVVVAETDLRLVHVVHGCWGAEAPGMFMALVFHTDQWSGTPRNAEPHKHDTIAWVPPDDLPRPFTRTTLAAVKRYLDGGLILSLDGWPEG
- a CDS encoding DUF5655 domain-containing protein; this translates as MSGLKLFRTDTTNSGMTEVTPRLAEAEADVQGLVEAHMETLLGVRFLASEYGTGPVHGGRIDSLGLDENGSPVIVEYKRGVDAGVINQGLFYLAWLMDHRAEFEQLVRDRLGVTAAAQVLWSGPRLICIAGDFTRYDVHAVREHRRSIDLVRYRLFGSDLLGLETVASVSGGMQVARRPRRQAVARAAAGAGGASMVELANAVDEVLLGLGDGVNRVERKTYRAYQRLRNFACLCPPQRSKLLVYLKVDPQDVDLVPGFTRDVSGLGHHGTGDLEVQLRTPRDVERAQDLFRASYAAA
- a CDS encoding transposase family protein; protein product: MIKVLEAFDHEKGSRSRAILPDRCPEAALRGHDSTCPEPSQLTCLADVLGRIPDPRRVRGRRCRLGSLLALCLVTVLGGATSLAAIARFAADTDYDLREQLGLTSSTPNASTLGRLLARLDGDALDDAVGAWLARYAADPVNEPGDTLVGLAVDDKTVRGSRTDGTAVHLLAAALHTGQTVIAQRQIAAKSNEYPPSPHRWTGSPCTESSSPPAATTS
- a CDS encoding DnaB-like helicase N-terminal domain-containing protein — its product is MPHAPEPDEDDLDAIAPPQPVFHVEQALLGALLLDPYRLYDVSGIAADSFSTAAHAALYAAISTLPLPDPAEHAKNTKWLDRVLATGREQARGLTASYLHTLVQVCPWSRHAPAYARMVEAEHARRRLQTAAERLVQTARDVSLPHPVQAVLAEADALAAVVDDIAARFPPRAGVLPRTAAPSPPVAPDYTEAVEEEQMLLATATANPADIESVRWLLPDDLTLPLHAGLWQCLTALARRREPVDPVTVLWEAQQRGLLDDGSEPGDVLHLLAEPAGSVEHWSERALQRSLLATADRTGRRIEAYAGDTANTPFQLVVGARRSLADIGAVRTRWQHATGTVPTPQPRPAPTTRAGPPTTTAAYTGRATRATR